Within the Mustela lutreola isolate mMusLut2 chromosome 2, mMusLut2.pri, whole genome shotgun sequence genome, the region AAGTATCCATTTAATTTGCAAATCATAGAATGTCTGCATAGGAAAAGTCCTAAGAAGTCATAAAAATCTATGTTCTACCTAAACCCACCCTCACCCCATAATTTCACTCTACAGTTTTACCcaagaaaagtaaaacagaggCTAAGGAGTTTTTCTAAGGTCATAAAATATAACTCAAGTTTATATACTGTCAAAACTATCTGATTTTAATGTACACAagttaaatgataaaaacaattcCAACCACCATtattactctaaaaaataaatctgcttTAATAGCTAGTATTTATGTGAAAACCACAAACACAAAAAGCTTCAACAAGCACAAACGCAACAGATATACAACACAAAGTCTATAATCTATTTTCCTTAAGGGCtcaatttccctttttctttcttttatttacagcttttccttattttaaacatCTGTCAAATTCTTACCTGTATGTTTTCGAGAATGAGTGATAAGAGAACTAGAGACAGCAAATGCCTTCCCACAAGTATCACACACATAAGGCTTTTCTCCAGTATGCCTACGAACATGATAGGTCAGTGTGCTGGCTTGAGCAAATCTCTGTCCGCACCTATCACAGACATATGGCTTCTCTCCACTATGCTTCctattcataaataaatataaagttatagGCTGGTAAGTAAAACAATTTGGGCCAGTCTCTGCAATAAACATCTTTCATACAGTTTTCACGcagtattttatttcatcttaacagaccaaaaatattatttaaaattaatagtttCAATGtaaactgtcaaaaataaatgttttggttGTTATCAAAAAACCTGTTCTAAAATTAGTTAACAAAAATTGTGCCAagcaatgaggtatcacctcacaccagtcagaatggctaaaattaacaagtcaggaaacaacagatgttggcgaggacgcggataaaggggaaccctcccacgctgttggtgggaatgcaagctggtgcagccactctggaaaacagtatggaggttcctcaaaaagttgaaaatagagctactctacgacccagcaatcatactactgggtatttaccccaaagatacaaatgtagttatccgaaggggcacgtgcacccaaatgttcatagcagcaatgtccacaatagccaaactatgaaaagagcctagatgtccatcaacagatgaatggataaagaagatgtggtgtatatatatatacacaatactctgtagccatcaaaaaatctgaagtcctgccatttgcaacgacatggatgaactaaagggtattatgttaagtaaaataagtcaatcaaagaaagacaattatcatatgatctccctgatataaggaatttgagaggcacggCAGAGtcttggggggtagggaggggaaaaaaatgaaacaggatgggaccggggagggagacaaaccataagagactcttaggaaacaaactgggtggGGGacagatagggtggctgggttatggacattggggagggtatgtgctatgttgagtgctgtgaattgtgtaagcctgatgattcacagacctgtacccctggggcaaataatacattatatgttaataaaaaaaaattgtcatcatCTTTATATGGTTGTCAAGTATGCCCCTAATACCACAGGCAATTATTTTCACTTGTCcattcatgcctttttttttttaatagattttatttatttatttgacagagttaaagagggaacacaagcatggggaatgggagagggagaagcagcaggtcTCAATTccagcaccccaagatcatgacctgagctgaaggcaatcacttaacaactgaaccgTCCAGCCGCCACTCACTCACTCTTTAAAACTCTTTCCTTAGCCGATGTCCTTGCTTCCTGTTTTACTGAGAAAGTTTAAGCAATCAGAAGAAAATTTCCACCATCCCAACTCTCCACCTATAGAGGTACTCatgtatttgctgttcttttcttaACTCTAACATGAAGGTGACCCTTCATCTGAACTCAATTACTCCTATTTGCATAATGAAGATACTATCCTATCCCCCATTCCTACTCAGTATCACTCCTGTATTTTCCTCCAccattcagttttcccatccCATTGTATCACAGCATAAATATACTGAAGtcttcaatctttaaaaaaaaaaaaaaaaaaagacccctgaCCTCTTTTGCTCCTCCATTTCTCTGCTCCCCTTTATCAAAAATTTGAGTCTCCAACTGTTTCCACTTTCTTATCTACTATTTTCTACTAGTCTCTGCTAACATTGCTTTTGTTAAGAGCACTGCTGACCTCTCACTCTACTAAATTCAACTGAATTCTTAGTCTTTACCTCCCTATCCTCAGAATTTGACAGAGCTGACTGCTCCCTTCTGGAATAATTTCCTTCACTTGGATTCCAGGGAAGTCTACTCTTGGTTTTCCTCCCAGACTGGCTGTTCCTTCCTAGTCACCTCTGGGTGACTCTGACTCAGTCCTCTGGTATCTTTTCTATCCACATTCATTCCCCTGGTGACCTCATTCATGTTATAGCCCTAAATACTATCAATACACTGAAGACTCCCAAATTTGTACCTTCAGCTCAAACCAGTCCCCTGAGCTACAGATTTACATAACCAATGTATATCTCCATTCAGATGTCTAATAATcacctcaaatttaacatgtttGGATCTCCAGTCCCTCCTAAACTGCTCTAGCCACAAATTTCCATTTCAGTTAATATTAATTCTATCTAAGGCTTGGGTCTGTAAGCCTCAGAATTATCTTTGATTccactcttctttcctcctttcataCCCAACATCCAATCTGCAGCAAAATCTGTTGTTCTACCTTTAAAGGTATGTCTAGAATCTGACAATTACTTATCTCTTCCACAGTTACCACTTTGGCCTGTATCATTATCACTCTGACTTGGATTTTATCTATAGCTTCTTAACTGGTAACTTTGCTCCCATTCTTGCAATCTTACATTCTTTTTCTAATATTGCAGCCAGAGTCATATCCGTCAAATGTAAATAAGATATATTACTTACTTTTCAATCTCAAGAGTAAAAGCTTTATAATGACCTACAAAATCTTATACAATCTAGATGCCCTATCACCATTCTAATCTTATGTCTCTCCCTTATTTATTCCTCTCCAGTCACTATGGCTTCCTTCTGGTTCCTTGACTATGTTAAGAAAATTTAATGGTGGAGCCACAATTAGAACTCTGTCCTGAGTGCTAATAAAGTAGGCTATTCCAAAGACTACGGTGAATAACAGACTCAAAGACCAAACaactcattgttttgttttttaccttgcATGAATCTTGAGATTGCTAGAAGTTGCAAACTGTAAATTGCATACATCACATTTATAAGGTTTTTCCTCACCATGATGCATACGACTATGGAAGACCAGCTGGCATTTCTGAGCAAATCCTTTATCACACAATTCACATTTGTATGGCTTCTCACCTAaaagaacaagcaaataaaatttatatttaaaaggagATATTGTTTGAGCTGCTTGAACCACATAAGCTTTCAAAAGAGTTCATCAACAGTACTATTTTCAGTATTCAGAAAATGTTAACTGCtaatagtaaaaaaaacaaatgggatttttttccgGATTGTCTATTGAAAACATTAGTAGAATTAAAAGAAATCAGTGTTCTCATTTCATAATAGTGAAAGGTGATCAATGAGAGAATTGAATCTTAAAATGTACAAATCTAAGTGTACTGACAAAGGTTAACACAGGGGCTGAGGAATGAATGTGTGTGTAATTCTAAGAAACATGTTCAGAAGTCGACACTCTAGGAAGCAGAAGGTAAGATGGTTGGCGAAGTCTGAGAATTGTCCTGAGTTGTAACTACTTTTTATCAGTTCTCTTAATCTGTTTGTTAAATACTTAGCACGCTAGAATCAAGTTTGTGTTTATTGTAACTATGAGAGAAAATGGCACAAAGACCTCAAACATTAGGACTTCAGAGTGATCAGcagcaataaaacaaataaccattaAATACTTGGTCacaattacaaataaattttcaaCAATCTAACATGCATTTGTGAGTGCAAGTATATACCAAATGTTGGTCAAAAACAGTCAACACTGCTTATTAATATGTTCTGTACAAAGATGTTATTTCAATATAAAAGCAATTTTATCTCCCACAAACCAGTCTTACCTGTATGAGTTCTTACATGCGTTTTCAGCTGGTTACACTGGGTAAATGCCTTTCCACACAAGTGGCAGACATAAGGTTTAACTCCTTTATGTATTCTCATATGCCTTCTCAAGCTGCTGGCTTCTGAGAACATTTTCCCACATGTGTTACACATTGGCTTGGCCTTGGAATACCTCTGATCCAGCTCTTCCCCAGAGCTCTCCAGCTCGTAAGAATTCTTGACACTGGCTATGTTAGACATAGAGTGTTCCTTTAGAGCACAGTTGGGTTGTGATTTTCCACGTTTCCGTTTCACTGTAACAGTCTGCACAATATCTTGTGCTGGAAAAGTATTTTCCACAACTGACGTCAACTCGAGTTCTGAATTATCATTTCTTTGTGAAACTTGATCTATTACAGGTGTGGATACTTTATTTGCATCTAAGAATAATTCAACAGACGCGTTCTCTAAAATGTCACTGGGATATTGCACTGTTTTATTCTGTCCTGTTTTCTGGGAGTTGAaggccttcttcttctttttagtttGAGATGACTTCTTTGCTAAAGCCCCTTGTTTAGGATTGGCCTGAACTAAATCTGTAGACAGTTCTGATTTTTCCCGACTGTTATAATCTCGTAAAGTAAGGAGACAAGTCTGTTGATTCAATTCAATGTTTCCAGTAATACTAGATATCTCTGTAGAAGAAGGATtagcaataaaagcaaaatcttccatctttattttacatttagtGACCACCTCTTCCACCTTGAGATAGTCAGCAGCCTGGTGAATTTCTTTAACATTCCAACTGTAAGGAAACAAGGCTAAATGACAATATTCTGAACAAAGAAAAGCTACTTGTGAAAACAGAGCTGCACATAAATTTCAATGTCTTTTAAAAACCTAATGCAGCAAAATGATGAAAAAGGCATAACTAAAAgaacaaatttacaaaaattcattcactcattcagaaTAACGTGTAGGCAAAAATCTCCAGTTTTGCAACTTGAAAAGATGTAAACAATTCGTTACATACTACATTATGTACCACTATGAGAAAATAAGATGTTAAATAATAactgtgtgttttaaaaaatactggcaACACAAAAAGTAGCTGTTGGCAACTTATTGCCTCCTCTCATTCATCCTGAGGCATATTCAGATACAACCATCTTTTGTGGACTGACAACAGCGAGTCTAAAAAATTACTTCCTGTCATCTTTCTATGCTCCCCTGTGAGGGACCTTAACTGTGCTTCTGAAACTTTCTCATGCCtgtgagtcacccaggtatctTGTTAAATGTAGATTCAGATTCTGTGGGGAGGTCTCTGGTGGGACCTAAGTGTCTGCGTTTCTAATATACCTGCTGGTGATGCCAATGCTGCTGGTTTACTGATTATACTTGGAAGGAACAAGGATTTAGAATGCACTCAGCTCTAACaatcctcgtgtgtgtgtgtgactcaaCTCATGTTAGTTGGAGAGTCTGTCATTACTAGAATTATATAAAAAGACTTAAGTTCACCCAGTTCAACATTCCAGTcaatatttactaagcatctaTCATGTGTGGTCCACTAAGAGGAATATTTAGAAATATCAGATAGTCCCTGCCCTTCAGAAGTTTATATTGCaaagaaaaattgtttaatttctctAGTACTGGCTCTGGCATTACAAGGTGAATTCATCACGGTAAGTCAGGACATTTAGGCACTTTGATTTTCTTAGCTATAAAATCTGagagttgaggggtgcctgggtggctcagttggttaaatgtctgccttcagctcaggtcatgatcctgaaaaCCTGGAAGAGAGCCCCAcatatggctccctgctcagcagggagcctgcttctccctcttcctctgtgctctctccttccatccctcaaataaataaacaaaaccttcatttaaaaaaaatttgagagttggggcacctgggtggctcagtgggttaaggcctctgccttcgactcaggtcatgatcccagggtcctgggttgagccctgcattgggttctttgctcagcggcaagcctgcttcaccaccccctcccccaccgcctgcctctctgcctgcttgtgagctctgtcaaataaataaataaaatcttaaaaaaaaaaatctgagaattgAGTAACtactaatataaaaatatgacccTTTTAAGTATCTGcaaataaacatacatacacacacagaaacacaccctCCAAGCAAACTTACTACTTGCCATTTCCCCCAAATAATATTAaactcttcagaaaaaaaatgtattttccctgTCCCCTCTTCATTATACATATAAACCAGAAAACGGTTTTAGTCACAGCTGATTAATATATAGTGCTattaatacatctttaaaaaaagagtaaaatttgaaattaaaaattaactagTGTCATAAATCACTCAGGTCTTCGAACATATACTACAATATCTATAGATCTCTATCCATTTTCTCATCATCTAATGAaaacttctttctttcaagtGCCACCtgtatgtttcttcttttttttttttatttaagaaatttgtcagagagtgagaacaagcaggagaggcaggcaaaagcaggctccctgctgagcaaagagcccaatgtagaGCTCGGTTCCAGGACCTGGGTGtccctgtttcttcttttttaatttaacattacactggctttttaaaaattgcctttcgttatatatataatcatttttcAGCTCATTACAGATTAAGTAGGTTGATAGGCCAGTTTGGAAACCTAATCACAAGTTTagggaacattttattttctgggaaAATATACCCTGAGTTCCTAAACATACTATAAACTCTTGGAATATAACCTACTTGCAAATGGAGTCTTTTCCCTAGATAAGAAAACATTACCTAAAGACTTCTTATGTCCCTCAGTTATAATTTTGGAATATATAACAAATGATCTTTATAATGAAGTTAATTCTTTATTTGCAAAGATAAAGCACAAATGCTCCAAATATAAACACAATCTTGTTCATCTTTTAtacaaagtattttgtttttgccaCATATACAATAGCATTAACACTTTCTAAAAATGTTATGCTTTTCCTTAAGcatgtttattaattttgttacagtctattattaaattataataaatgagaAATACCACTAGAACAAAACCAAATTTATCACTCATTATACTAAGGCCTCCAATTATAATTGTGACTTAGTGTTCCATAAAATGAACCACCAAACACATAACAAGGTCTGGTAGCATTTAAGCCCAATACAAATTGGCACATTAATTGTTCAGTACTGATACAGTATTTCATACCAATTATTCATCTATTTCATAGACAGCCTATAATCTCAGTTACGGTTAAGAGAACCAATCAGCATCTGTTCACATCAATAACTGCTTTTGTTTACAAGCATGAAGTTACAGTGCTTGCAAACTTGCTTTCATCTTTTAAACAGTCACTGAAAGTCATTTAACTACACAGTGCCAGATATATGGCTAAACACTTTACATGAACAGTTCATTTAATTCTTAGGACATGTCTATGCAATCCGTAATAATTCATTTTACATACAAATGAAGGCTAAGAGGTCCCAAAAAAGCTAACTTGTACAAGATCACAGTGTGTTAAAACTACGATTTGATCAAGGAAATCTGGCTCATGAGTCcacttaattctttatttttttttccactaaatttAATCACTAAGTTATATACAGACTTTCTACTTTTGATGTAAGCCTTCTCACATCTGTGGCTGGGCTCAAACAACTAGTTCCCAGGAAAGGTATGTACCAAAAATtcttaatttgaaattaaaaattaactagTGTCATAAATCACTCAGATCTTCAAACATATACTACAATATCTATAGATCTCTATCCATTTGCCAAGAGCAAAAATCTGGCTCTTTTCACATTGGTCCTTTGCATGAAGGCTCAAAGTAAGATGCTCTTCAGTGTGTTCAAATCAATTCAAGATTGTTCTGGAAAAGTTAATTGAGAAAGGGAAACTACTAAATTGAAGATCAACCCAAATTCACTAGTTTTATggttattttatattacatattctaaatatttaagtaaGAGGCACCTGTAGAGTCAACTATTCAGTAAGTTTAAATAATCTGTCATGTGGGTTAATCTATGACACTGGTCTGTTCCTTTAATCAATTCATATAGAACTGACTCAAAGATGTCAtcaccccaaaatttaaaaataattccaaacagtacaaatgttttcttt harbors:
- the MYNN gene encoding myoneurin isoform X1, which gives rise to MQYSHHCEHLLERLNKQREAGFLCDCTVVIGEFQFKAHRNVLASFSEYFGAIYRSTSENNVFLDQSQVKADGFQKLLEFIYTGTLNLDSWNVKEIHQAADYLKVEEVVTKCKIKMEDFAFIANPSSTEISSITGNIELNQQTCLLTLRDYNSREKSELSTDLVQANPKQGALAKKSSQTKKKKKAFNSQKTGQNKTVQYPSDILENASVELFLDANKVSTPVIDQVSQRNDNSELELTSVVENTFPAQDIVQTVTVKRKRGKSQPNCALKEHSMSNIASVKNSYELESSGEELDQRYSKAKPMCNTCGKMFSEASSLRRHMRIHKGVKPYVCHLCGKAFTQCNQLKTHVRTHTGEKPYKCELCDKGFAQKCQLVFHSRMHHGEEKPYKCDVCNLQFATSSNLKIHARKHSGEKPYVCDRCGQRFAQASTLTYHVRRHTGEKPYVCDTCGKAFAVSSSLITHSRKHTGEKPYICGICGKSFISSGELNKHFRSHTGERPFICELCGNSYTDIKNLKKHKTKVHSGADKVLDSSIEDHPLSEQDSIQKSPLSETLDVKPSDMTLPLSLPLGTEDHHILLPVTDNQSPTSDTLLRSTVNGYSEPQLIFLQQLY
- the MYNN gene encoding myoneurin isoform X2 translates to MQYSHHCEHLLERLNKQREAGFLCDCTVVIGEFQFKAHRNVLASFSEYFGAIYRSTSENNVFLDQSQVKADGFQKLLEFIYTGTLNLDSWNVKEIHQAADYLKVEEVVTKCKIKMEDFAFIANPSSTEISSITGNIELNQQTCLLTLRDYNSREKSELSTDLVQANPKQGALAKKSSQTKKKKKAFNSQKTGQNKTVQYPSDILENASVELFLDANKVSTPVIDQVSQRNDNSELELTSVVENTFPAQDIVQTVTVKRKRGKSQPNCALKEHSMSNIASVKNSYELESSGEELDQRYSKAKPMCNTCGKMFSEASSLRRHMRIHKGVKPYVCHLCGKAFTQCNQLKTHVRTHTGEKPYKCELCDKGFAQKCQLVFHSRMHHGEEKPYKCDVCNLQFATSSNLKIHARKHSGEKPYVCDRCGQRFAQASTLTYHVRRHTGEKPYVCDTCGKAFAVSSSLITHSRKHTGERPFICELCGNSYTDIKNLKKHKTKVHSGADKVLDSSIEDHPLSEQDSIQKSPLSETLDVKPSDMTLPLSLPLGTEDHHILLPVTDNQSPTSDTLLRSTVNGYSEPQLIFLQQLY